From Pirellulales bacterium:
CCGATCCCCAGCGCTCGCGGATTGATTGCGCCGCCGTGGTCGATCGTCTGCGAGAGGCGATAGAGAATGTGCTGATGGCCGTTGCCTTGATCGACGAGGCCGAACAAGTTGCCCACCTGGCTGATCGCGATGAGCACGCCGGCGCCCGCCATGAACCCCAGCACGACCGACTCGGAGATATAGCGTGTCAGGTCGCCGAGCTTGAAGAGCGCGATCGCGATTTGAATCCCGCCGACCATGACGGCCAACAGGAACATCGCCTCGGCGACTTTTGTCGGATCGGGATGCACCGACGAGCTGAGAAACGCCAGCGCGCTGAACACGACCAGCGAAATGGCGTTCGTCGGGCCGTTGATCAGAAACGACGATGAGCCGAAGACCGAACCGACCGCCGTCACCACGATGGCCGCGTAGAGCCCATAGCGCGGCTCGACGCCGGCGATCAGGGCGTAGGCCATCGCTTGCGGGGTGGCGATCGCGGCCACGGTCAGCCCGGCGATCGCGTCATGTCGCACGCCGCTCCAACCGTAGCCGCGGCGCGCGGCGACCCGTTCAGGACGCTCGGGAGTGGATTCCAACGTCAAGGCCATCGCAATCGGCTACTTCGGTTCCCAGCCCGGACGATACTCGCGAGCCCACAGTCGCATCGCATCGTCGTCGTGCAGAATGTGCCCGGTCTGCGGATCGCAGTCAAGAGCGCGGCCGACACGGTAGGCAATATTGCCGAGATGGCAGAGGAGCGACGATTTGTGCCCTTCCTCGATGTCGGCATGCGGACGGCGTCCGGCGCGAACGCTCGCCACAAAGTCGGCCATGTGGACTTGATCGCCAGCGGGGCCGGTCCCCTTGCCGATTTCCTTATTCATTAGGTCGTAAGCGGCGTAACCACCGCTGTTGATCACCATCGTTCCGCGCTCGCCGTGGAACGTGGCCCCGAACGTCTCGCCTTCCATGCCGCGCGGCGACCAGCTCAGTCCCTCCCAAAGAATCGACTTGCCGCCGAAGTCGAATGTGACCGTGTGCGTGTCGGGAGTTTCCTGGTCGTCGTCATAGCGGTATTTGCCGCCGCCGCTCACGACGCGCCGCGGATAATCGACGCCGAGGCCCCAACGGCAAACGTCCAGCGCGTGTACGCCGTTGTTGCCCAGTTCGCCGGTCCCCCAATGCCAGAATCCGTGCCAGTTATAGTGCAGATAATTATCTTTGAACGGGCGCTCGGGAGCGGGGCCTTGCCACAGGCTGTAGTCGAGCCAATCGGGGATCGGCGCGAGCTTCCCTTTGCCGATCGACGGTCGATGGTTGGCATACCAGCCGCGAGAGTACAGCACGCGGCCGATCGCACCGCTGCGAACTTTGTCGATCGCCTCGATGATGCCGGGCCAGCTCCGCCGCTGCGTGCCGACCTGAACGACGCGGTCGTGCTTCCGCGCCGCCGCGATCGCCAGCTCTCCTTCGTGCGGATTTTGGCAGCACGGCTTTTCGACATACACATGTTTGCCGGCCGCGCAGGCGAGAATCGCCGCCGGCGCGTGCCAATGATCTGGGGCGGCGATCACCAGCGCATCGACGGCCGGATCGTCGAGAATCTTGCGAAAATCGCCGACGCCTAGCGGCTTGCGCGGCTGTTTGCCGCCGATGAGGTCCAGGCCGCGCGCGAGCGCGCGGCTATCGACATCGCAGAGATAGGTCACCTCGGCATCCGGAAGCGCGGCGACGGCGGTCGCCAGCGCGCTGCCGCGCCCCAGGCCCATCACGCCGATCGCGAGCTTATCGTTTGCCGACGTCGCTCCCCGGGCCAGCGCACTAGCGGTCGCCGCGCCGACGGCCGCGGCCGCCACCGAAGATTGCAAAAAATCGCGACGACACAGTGCAGCCGCCATGGTGAATCCCCGGTATTTCGTCAATCGTCGGTTCAGTGCCTGGGTGCCACTGCTGGACAAAGCCAGCAGTGGCACCCGCTGAACCTACTAGAATACCGGCACTATAAGCGGCGGCGGCTCGGCTCACAATCGGCTTCGCACCGAAGAATCCGCGGTGTTTGCCGCGAGCCGACGGCGCTTGCCTTCCTCGCGCCGCATAATGAGCCACACGACAAGGAACAGCAACAGATAAACCAGCGTGACGATAATGCTCATCGCCGTCATCCAATACGGCCAGTGGTAGGCCCAGGGCTCGAAAAAGCTTTTAGCCGCTGGGTCTTGTCCATTGCCTCCCATCGCGTGAACGCCAAAGGCCGTCCCGCCGAACGCATAGTAGCCGCACGCCAGGCCCCCCATCGCCACGATCCCGACTCCGAGGCCGCCCCAGGCGAAGCCCCCCAGCGCCAAGCCGCCGAACGCCCCCAACAGCCCCACGGTGACGCCGCCGAGCGTCAACAATCCAAGCGACATCCCGCCAAACGCCACTCCGCCGACAGCCAATCCGCCAAAGGCAAACACCCCGACCGCCATGTTGCCGAACGCGAAGATCCCTTTGGCAACTCGATTCCGGCCCGTCGCCGGGTCGAGGCCGTACGCGACGTGGACCAGCGGCAGCCCGAACAACGTGGCCTTCGAGCGAAACTCTTTGCCGAACGCGCGCTGAATCGCCAACGGCGCGACGCCGGAGATCTTATCCAAGTCGATTCGGACTTCGCTGGCGTTCTGATAGCGCCGCTG
This genomic window contains:
- a CDS encoding SulP family inorganic anion transporter — translated: MALTLESTPERPERVAARRGYGWSGVRHDAIAGLTVAAIATPQAMAYALIAGVEPRYGLYAAIVVTAVGSVFGSSSFLINGPTNAISLVVFSALAFLSSSVHPDPTKVAEAMFLLAVMVGGIQIAIALFKLGDLTRYISESVVLGFMAGAGVLIAISQVGNLFGLVDQGNGHQHILYRLSQTIDHGGAINPRALGIG
- a CDS encoding Gfo/Idh/MocA family oxidoreductase, which translates into the protein MAAALCRRDFLQSSVAAAAVGAATASALARGATSANDKLAIGVMGLGRGSALATAVAALPDAEVTYLCDVDSRALARGLDLIGGKQPRKPLGVGDFRKILDDPAVDALVIAAPDHWHAPAAILACAAGKHVYVEKPCCQNPHEGELAIAAARKHDRVVQVGTQRRSWPGIIEAIDKVRSGAIGRVLYSRGWYANHRPSIGKGKLAPIPDWLDYSLWQGPAPERPFKDNYLHYNWHGFWHWGTGELGNNGVHALDVCRWGLGVDYPRRVVSGGGKYRYDDDQETPDTHTVTFDFGGKSILWEGLSWSPRGMEGETFGATFHGERGTMVINSGGYAAYDLMNKEIGKGTGPAGDQVHMADFVASVRAGRRPHADIEEGHKSSLLCHLGNIAYRVGRALDCDPQTGHILHDDDAMRLWAREYRPGWEPK